The sequence below is a genomic window from Actinokineospora baliensis.
GCCATGTGGGCTCGGGCCAGGGTGGCCAGGTCGTCGGCTCGGCCGAGGCGGTCGTCGCAGGTGTCGGCGGCGTGGCGGGCCAGGAGGATGGCTTTGGCGGTGTTGCCGAGGACCAGTTCGCGCAGCGCCCGGCAGCCGTCGAGGCGGTGGGTGGGGTAGCCGAGGGTTTCGGCGTTCTCGAGGGCCTGGTCGGCGGTGCCCATGCCCAGTTCCGGGTCCAACTGGCCGGACTCGACCGTCGCGTACGCCAGGCTCGCCAGAGCCGCGAACGACACCGCCGCCTCCTGCGGTGTCTGCGTCGCGTCCCCCGCGATCGCCATGGCCTGCAGCAGCGCCTCCGCGTACCGCCCCTGCGCCTGCAGCACCAGCACCCGCGCCGCCGTCGCGGTGCGCAGCTTCGGGTACCGGTCGGCCAGTTCGGCGGCCATCGCGGCCGCGCGGGCGAGGTCGCCCTCCTGCACGGTGTCCACGGTGGCCGTCACCAGCGCCGCCGCCTCCAGTTGGTCGGCTTGGGCGCCGGAGAGCCGGGGCAGGTTGAGCACCAGCCACCCGGTCGAGGTGGACCCGGGGAGCTTGCGCGGCACCATCGCGTGCGCCACGGTCGCCCCGCAAGCGATTGCGACCCCCAGGGTGAACCCGTTCGACACCGCGAACGCCGCCGCCACCGCGGTCGCGATCGCCAGCACCGCCGAACACACCGCCGCGCCCCACATCCGCATCCGCGCGGGCGCCCGACCCGGTCCGACCGACACCGACAGCAGGATCGGCACCGCCCGCAACACCACCGCGCGCCGCGGTGTCGTCCAGTCCGCGAGGCGGGTCCCGACGCCGATGACCACCTTGTGCACCCGCGCGCGCAGCGCCACCGCGCCCACCAGCATGCCCACCTGCAGCGCGAGCAGCCCCAGCAGCAGCCCGACCAGTTCACCCAGCACGCCGAGCCCGATCTCCCCCGCCGAGCGGTAGCCGAGCGCGGCGGCACCGCACACGATCGCGGTCAGGATGGTGAGGGGGTGACCGAGCACCCGGGTAAGACGCACGAGCAACAGACGCCCGACGCGGGGGCGGGGTTCCGCAGGTCAGGGACATGAGCAATCCCCGTATATCGTGGTGGCATGTTCGTGAAGGTCTGCGGCTTGCGCACCCCCGAGGACGTCGACACCGCGGTCTCGGCGGGCGCCGACGCGATCGGTTTCGTCTTCGCCGCCAGCCCCCGCCAGGTCACCGTCGAGCAGGCCAGGTCCCTGGCCGCCAGAGTCCCCGCCCACGTCCTGACGGTCGGCGTCTTCCTCGGTGTGCCCGCGGACGAAGCGGGGCGCACGACGCTGGACGCCGGGCTCGGCGCGGTGCAACTGCACGGCGACTACCCGCGCTCGGCGTTCGACGCGGTGGCGGGCCTGCCCCTCAAGGTGATCCGGGCCGTCTCCACCGCCCAGACCACCGACCTCGACTCCTGGGGCGCCGACCTGCTCCTGCTCGACTCGCCCGTCGCCGGGTCCGGCGAACGCTGGGACACGTCCACTGTGGACGGTGTGGTCGGCCCGTGGCTCCTCGCGGGCGGCCTGACCCCCACCAACGTCGCCGAAGCGATCGCCCGCACTCACCCCCACGGCGTGGACGTCTCCAGCGGCGTCGAATCACGCCGAGGCGTCAAGGACCCGGCCCTGATCCGCGCTTTCCTAGCGGCGGTGCGCGACGCGAGCCCGCACGAGTCGGTCTGAGCAGCCCCCGAATCCAGCTTACTGGCGGGCTCCGACAAGACGGGTGCGTTGAGCGGCGGGCTGTGGACAACTCGGTGCGTTGCCCGGCGACGCTCGACAGCGCAAGATCAAACCGGTCCTGGCAGCCCCCGAATCCAGCCTACCCATGAAGTCCGACAAGGCGGGCGTGCTCGGCTGCGCCCTGTGGACAACTCGGTTCGCCGTACCCGTCTTGTCAGACCTCATCGGTAGGCTGGATTCGGGGGCTGCTCAGGCCAATTCGATCTTGCGATGGCCTGCCGGACGAGACGGATTCGCAAGGCCTTCGACGCGAACTCGGTGGCAGCGCTGGGGTTCATCCCGGGCGCGGTCAGCCGAGCCTCCTCCGCGGCGGGCCCGGTGAGCGCAACACAAGATCAAACCGGGCCTGGCAGCCCCCGAATCCAGCCTACCGGCGAGCGCCGACGAGACGGGTGCGCTGAACAGCGGCCTGTGGACAACTCGGTGCGCCGCCCGGTGGCCGCTCGACAACGCAAGATCGAACTGGTCTGAGCAGCCCCCGAAACCAGCTTACCGGCGAGGGCCGATGAGGCGGGCGGGTTGCGGGGCGGCCTGTGGACAACGTGGAGGGTGGGTAACGTGGAGTGCGGACAAGTCGGAGTGCCGGACGGGTCAGGGGATGGCGGGGGTTCCGCCGGGTTGGGTGGGTAGGCCCGCCGCTTGCCAGGCTCGGTAGCCGCCGATGAGGTCGGTGGCTCGGGGCAGACCCAGGCGTTTGAGGTCTCGGGCGGCGAAGCTGGAGGCGTAGCCCTCGTTGCACAGGACGACGACCGTGGTGTTGGGGGTGAAGCCGTCGATGCGGTGGTCGCCCGCGGGGTCGAGGCGCCATTCCAGGTGGATGCGCTCGATGGGCAGCGCGCCGGGGATCTCGCCTTCGTCGCCGCGGTTGGCTATGGGGCGGATGTCGACCAGCAGCGCTTCGCCGCTGGTCTGCAGGGCGTGGGCGGCCTCGGGGGTCAGCCGGGTCAGGTCGGCGCGGGCGGCGGCCAGTTGGTCGTCGACGGCGCTCATCGGGCGAACCGGGGCAGGGGGAGGGCGGGGATCTCGTCGGGGACCTCGCGCAGGGTGCTGTATTCGCGGGTCGGGACCAGCGGCGGCGAGTAGGCGTGCACGGTCGCGGCCTTCACCTGGCCCAGGTTGCGCACCTGGTGCGCCCGGCCCTGGCCGAACCCGATCGAGGTCCCGACCGGGTGCCGGTGCTCGCGGATCGGGCCGGACGGGTACCGGTAGGTCTCGGCGACCTCGCCGAACAGCACGGTGAACGCGCCAGCCGCGCCGCCGTGGTCGTGCGGGGCGGTGCCCTGGCCGGGCAGCCACGACAGCAGCCACAGCTCCACCTCGTCGGTCAGCGCCAGGCGGGTCCACCAGCGCTGGGGGCTGGCGAAGCGGACCACCTCCACCAGCCGGTCCTGGAAGTCGGCGGTCACCGTCGAGGTCAGCTCGCGCAGCTCCCTCGGTGTCCACAGCGGATCCCGCGGCGCGATCAGCTCGTGCAGTTCCGCGCGGTCGAAGCGCGGGTGGACCTCTGGGGCCAGTGTCGGTGCGGTCATGTCCTGTTCTCCTGCTCTGGTGTCGGTGGCCACGCGCGGCGGCGCACCGGACCTCAGCGGGACAGGTGGGGGCGCCGCGGGCGACTACACGCGCAGGAGGCGACGAGCAGCAGGTCGACGGGGCGGTCGCGCCACAGGGGCGGCGACTGCGCCATCGACGGCTCGGACCTGGTCACACCGCGATCGTGGCATGGGCCAACCGGCCCAGCCACGTGTCCCACGGACTGATACGGCCTACTGGCTGATCCGGGGCGCCCGTAGTAGGAGCGCGGTCCGCCCCGGCAGGGTCACCCGCTTGCCGGGCGGCAGCGGCTCGACCTCGAGCGGCACCCCGCGGGCGGTGCCGGAGTCCAGCACCGGGATGTAGCGGCGGCCGTACCGGTCCGACGGCAGCACCACCTCCACCGGGTCCGCGCCCGAGTGCAGCAGCAGCAGCCACGAGTCGTCGGCGACCAGTTCGCCGTCGCGGTCGCGGGAGAGGCACTCGGAGCCGTCGATCCACATCCCGAGCGTGCGGCGCGACTCGTCGAACCAGTCCTGTTCGACCATCGGCTCGCCGTCGGGCCGGAACCACACCAGGTCGGGCTCGCCGGAGCGGGTGGGGCGGCCGTCGAAGAACTGCGGCTGGCGCAGGGCGGGGGAGTCGGCGCGCAGCGCGATCAGCCTGCGGGTGAACGCCAGCAGGTCGTCGGCCTTCTTGTCCGCGCTCCAGTCCACCCAGGAGGTCTGGTTGTCCAGGCAGTACGCGTTGTTGTTGCCGTGCTGGGTGCGCCACCGCTCGTCCCCGGCCACCAGCATCGGCGTGCCCGTGGACAGCAGCAGCGTCGCGAGCAGGTTGCGGGCTTGCCGGTCGCGCAGGGCGAGCACGGCGGGGTCACCGGTCTCACCCTCGACACCGCAGTTCCACGAGCGGTTGTCGTTGGTGCCGTCCGCGCCGTGTTCGCCGTTCTCGTGGTTGTGCTTGTGGTCGTAAGAGACCAGGTCCCGCAACGTGAACCCGTCGTGCGCGGTGACGAAGTTGATGGACGCCCACGGCCGCCTGCCCGCGTAGAGGTCCGAGGAACCCGACAGGCGGTACGCGAGGTCGCGCAGGCCGGTCGCGCCGCGCCAGAAGTCGCGGGCGCCGTCGCGGAACCGGCCGTTCCACTCGGTCCACTGTGGACCGAAGCCGCCCACCCGGTAGCCCTCGCCGGTGGCGTCCCACGGCTCGGCGATCAGCTTGCGGTTGGCCAGCACCGGGTCGGTCGTGATCGCCGTCAGCAGGGTCGACCCCGCGTCGAACGAGCCCGCGTGCGGACGGCCCATCGCGCTGGCGAGGTCGAGCCGGAACCCGTCGACCCCCAGTTCGGCCGCGAAGTAGCGCATCGAGTCGACCACCAGCCGCACCACGGTGGGGGAGCCCGGGTCGAGGGTGTTGCCGCAGCCGGTGATGTCGATGTCGCGCCCCTCGCCGTCGATGGCGTAGTACGCGGGGGCGTCGAAGCCGCGGAACGACAGGGTCGGCCCCGCGACCCCGCCTTCGCACGTGTGGTTGTAGACGACGTCGAGGATCACCTCGATGCCGACCGCGTGCAGCGCGGCCACCATCGTGCGGAACTCCTCCACCTCGTGCCCGGCCCGGCTCGCGTACCCGGCGTGCGGCGAGAGGTAGCCCAACGTGGAGTAGCCCCAGTAGTTGTGCCTGCCGGACCGCAGCAGCATCGGCTCGTCGGCGTGGGTGTGCACCGGCAGCAGCTCCACCGCCGTGACGCCCAGCCGCACCAGGTGCTCGATCACCGCCGGGTGGGCCAAGCCCAGGTAGGTGCCGCGCAGGTTCTTGGGCACGTCCGGGTGCAGCTTCGTGAAGCCCTTGACGTGCAGCTCGTAGACGACCGTCTCCTCGAACGGCACGTCAGGGCGCCTGCCGGTGTCCGGCCCGCCGGGGGAGGTGACCACCGACAGCGGTACCGCGCCCAGGGAGTCGGTCCGGGAGGCGCCGCCGGTCATCGGGTCGCCCCGGTAGCCCCGGGTGGCGCCCAGGTCCGGCACGGCCGCGGTGATCCGGCGCGCGTAGGGGTCGACCAGCAGCTTGTGCGGGTTGCAGCGCAGGCCCCGGCGCGGGTCGTACGGGCCGTGCACCCGGTAGCCGTAGCGCTGGCCGGGGGTGACGCCGGGGACGACGCCGTGCCAGATCCCGAAGGTGCGCTCGGTCAGCTCGACCCGTTGCTCGGTCTGCTGCCCGTCCTCGTCCTCGGCGACCAGGCACAGCTCGACGCCGTCGGCCACCGACGAGGCGACGGCGAAGCGCACCCCACCCGCCTCGGGGTGGGCACCGAGCGGGAACGGGCTTCCTGGGCGTGGAGCTGAGTGCGGCACCACCCCATCCTGGACCAGACTGCCCACTCGATCGAGACGCGCGGGCCGATCGAAGATCGGATCGAGACGTTCCCCGGCAGGTCAGAGCCGGAAAGTGTGCTGTTCAAAGGACTCATCGGGCTCTGGCTTGGCCGTCGAGGGGCTCGCCGAGGCCACCAATCCGGTGAACAGCGCCTGGTGCTCGGCCCACCCCCGCCTCGACGGCGCGGACAGCGTGAGCAGCAGCATCCGGCCGGAACCCGGCTCCGGGATGAACGCCTGCAGCTGCAGCGCCAGCGGCTCACGGGCCCGCGCCTGCTCGACCCCCGGGACCCGCTGCGCCACCACCGCGGGTCCCATCCCGCTCTCCACCAGGACCGTCTGCCGCAGGTCAGGCCCGCCGACGTCCTCCAACGAGTCCCGCAGGGCGTCGGCGGTGTCCAGGTCCCAGCCGTCCGGCACGACCAGCGCCACCCCCGTCAGCAACGCCGGGTCGGCCTCGGCGGGCGCCACCACGGCCATCAGGAACGCCCCCTGCCGCAGCACCCCCTCCACCGACTCCGCGGCCAATGCCTCCAGGTCCGCGGCCGCCCCGGCCCGCAGCTCGCCGAGGATCCCGGCGTACTCCCGCGCCGCACGGGCCGGGTCGTCCAGTGCCACCTGCCGCGCCTCCGAGGGCATCGCGAGCCTCACTTGACGTGCTCCCTCGTGCTCGCCGCCACCGTGTTGACCAGGGCGCTCTCCGCGCTGGACCGGCCGGGGTTGCCCGCGAGCTTGAGCAGCTCCAGCTCCCGCCGCTGCTCCGGGCTGAACTGCACCCCCGCCGCCTGCGCGGACCGCACGGCCGCGTCCACGCTCGCCGAGTACGCCTCGCCCGCCGACCGCAGGCGACCGAAGGCGTCGCGCTGGGCCGGGGTGAACTTCTCCGGGTCCTGGAACCGGCGGGCGATCTTGTCGCCCTTGTCGCGCAGGTCCTTGGCGGCTTTCTCCCGCAGGGCGGCGCCCGTGGAGCCCTGTTCGGCGGCGAGCTTGCGCAGGGTCCCGACGTCCTTGACGGCCTTGCCGATGCCCGCCGAGGTGAACCCCTCGACCGCCCCGTCACGGGCACCCCTGATCGTCCGCCGGGCCCTGCTGCCCGCCTCCACCGCGTCGTCGGCCAACCCCTTGCCCGCGCCGACGACCCCGGAGGTCAGTGTGCGGCCGGGCACCAGGCCCAACCCGATGTCCACCCACGACGGCGCGTTCGACGACCCCGCCGCCTTCTGTGCCAGGCCGGTCAGCGCGTTGACCCCGCCCGCCGCGGCCGACACGGTCCCGGCCACCGGCGCGACGACCTCGCCGACGCCCGGGATCAGCAGCGACCCCGCCGCGATCGCCGCCGAGGCGCTGGAGACGATCCCCGAGGTCTTGCCCACGCCGTCGAGGGTCTGCACCAGCCAGCCGTCGTTCTCCGGCTTGAACACCTCGTCCGGGCCGCTGCGGATCTTCGCCGCGGTCGCGTCCGCCTCCCGCAGGTGCTTGCGCTCCAGCCGGTGCGCGTCCGAGATCACCTGGTCGAAGGCGGCCTGAGCCTGACCCGCGGCCCGCACCGCGCCCAGGAAGGCGTCGCATCTGGCACCGTAGTGAGGGTTGCTCACGTCGCGAGGGATCGCTCCGGCCGCCCGGGTCTGCGCCTCGGCAGCCTCCTCCACGTCCGCCTTGAGCCGCTTCGCCCGCGCCTCCAGTTCCTCCGCCTTGTCCTGGTTCGCCTTCAACCGGCCCGCCCAGGCGGTCAGCGCGTCGCCCACCGCCTGGATCGACTCGGCGCCCTTGGCGATCCCCTTCGGCAGGTCGTCGCCGTGGTCGCTGAACTCCTCGGCGGCCGACCCGCCCCAGTCCGCGTCGTCGGCGATCGTGCACGCCTCGGCCAGCCGCGGCGCGACGGCGGCGAGCATCGTCCGCGCCTCGGCCAGTTCGATCACCATCGCCTGGACCGCGGACAACTCGCCCGGAGTCGGGTCGAACCCGAGCGTGGGGTAGCTGCGCGCCACGGTCAGCCTCCGGGGTTCGTGTCGGTCGTCAGGCTGTTGAGCCGCGCCTGTTGGCTCGCCGCGCCCCCGCGCAGGGCGTTGAGCTGGGCCTCGGCGACCGCGTCGCTGACCGCGAACCGCATCCGGTCCGCCCCGCCCTGCTCGACCTGCTCGTAGTTGGCGACCGCGGACCGCACGTTGTCCGCGATCTTGTCGATCTTGTCCCGCATGCTGCCCAGGTCGTCGCGCCACTGGTCGGCCACCTCCCTGGCCGCCGGGGCGAGGTCGCCGGGCCCGAGATCACCCGCCGAGCCCGACAGCCGGTTCGCCGCCACCTCGACCTCCTCGGCCAGTGCGCGCAGCTCACCGACCCGGATGGCCAGGCTGGTGGTGTTGACCGTGTACCCCGATGACATGGGCGCTCCTCTCGTGCGGTGCGAGTCAACCCGGTACCGCCGCCGCGGGGCAGCCCGGCTGCGCAGGGAGGCAAACGCACAGCACCGGTGGGCAAAGGCAGAATGGCGGCCGTGACCTCGCGGACTCAGGCCGACCCCGGACCCGACAGCACACCGGAAGACCTCGACGACCTCGTCCTGCACATGGCGGGCGTCGGGGTGCGGCGCGGCACCGCTGACCTGCTCAAGGACCTCGACTGGCGCGTCGAACTCGACGAGCGCTGGGTGGTCCTGGGCAGCAACGGTGCTGGCAAGACGACCCTGTTGCGGCTGGCCGGGGCCGAACTGCACCCCAGCACCGGCGTCGTGCACGTGCTCGGCGAGCGGATCGGCCGGGTCAACGTGTTCGAGCTGCGCACCCGCATCGGCTTCGCCACCGCCGCGCTCGCGGGCCGGGTGCCCGCCGAGGAGAAGGTGCGCGACGTCGTCGTCAGCGCCGGGTACGCCGTGCTCGGCCGCTGGCGCGAGGAGTACGACCAGCTCGACACCGGCCGCGCCGACGACCTGCTCAAGTCCATGGGCATCGCCGGGCTCGGCGACCGCACCTTCGGCACCCTGTCCGAGGGCGAGCGCAAGCGCACCCTGATCGCCCGCGCGCTGATGACCGACCCCGAGCTGCTGCTGCTCGACGAGCCCGCCGCGGGCCTCGACCTCGGTGGCCGCGAGGACCTGGTGGCCAGGCTGACCGACCTCGCGCTCGACCCGGACGCCCCCGCCACCGTGCTGGTCACCCACCACGTCGAGGAGATCCCGCCCGGGTTCACCCACCTGCTGCTGCTCTCCGGCGGCGGCGTGGTCGCCCAGGGGCTGATCGACGACGTGCTCACCAGCGACAACCTCTCGGCCGCGTTCGGCCAGTCGCTCGAGCTCGAGCGCTCCGGCGACCGGTTCTTCGCCCGCCGCCGGGCCTGAGTTCCTACCGACAGGTAACCTTCCGACGACCAGGCACCATGCAGGAGGACCAGCCGTGGGTGAGTTCGTAGCGCTTGAGGTCGAGGACGGCATCGGCACCATCCGGTTGAACCGGCCGCCGATGAACGCGATCAACCGCCAGTTGCAGGCCGAGCTGCGGGAGGCGGCCCAGGAGGCGGGCACCAGGGCCGACGTGCGGGCGGTGATCGTCTACGGCGGCCCCAAGGTGTTCGCGGCTGGCGCGGACGTCAAGGAGTTCGCCGAGATGTCCTACACCGACATCGCCGACTACGCCCCCGAACTCAGCGCCTCGGTCACCGCCGTGGCCCGCCTGCCCAAGCCGACCGTCGCAGCCATCACCGGCTACGCCCTCGGCGGCGGCTACGAGCTCGCCCTCGCCTGCGACCGCCGCATCGCCGGTGACAACGCCAAGGTCGGCCAGCCCGAGGTCCTGCTCGGCCTGATCCCCGGCGCGGGCGGCACCCAGCGGCTGGCCAGGCTGATCGGCCCCAGCCGCGCCAAGGACATCGTCTACACCGGACGGTTCGTCGAGGCGGGTGAGGCACTGGCGATCGGCATGGTCGACGAGGTCGTGGCCCCCGACGACGTGTACGAGGCGGCCAAGCGCTGGGCGGGCCAGTTCCGCCACGCCGCGCCCCGCGCGCTCGCCGCAGCCAAGGCCGCCATCGACACCGGCCTCGACACCGACCTGACCAGCGGTCTCGCGGCGGAGACGAACCTGTTCGCGGCGCTGTTCGCCACCGAGGACCGCACCACGGGACTGCGCTCGTTCCTGGAGAACGGCCCGGGGAAGGCGCGCTTCGATGGCCGCTGACCCCACCCCGAACCCGCACGCCACCGCCGAAGAGGTCCAGGCCGCCTTCGCCGACCCGAAGCTCGCCAACGTCCTCTACCACGACTGGGAGGCGGGCACCTACGACGAGAAGTGGTCCATCTCCTACGACGAGCGCTGCATCGACTACGCCACCGGCCGCTTCCGCGCCATCGCGGGCGAGGGCGGCTGGCCCTACGAGACGGCGATGGAACTCGGCAGCGGCACCGGCTTCTTCCTGCTCAACCTGATGCAGGGCGGCGTCATCAAGAAGGGCTCGGTCACCGACCTCTCACCCGGCATGGTCGAGGTGGCCCTGCGCAACGCCAAAGCCCTCGGCCTCGACGTCGACGGCCGGGTGGCCGACGCCGAACGCCTCCCGTACGACGACAACACCTTCGACCTGGTCGTCGGGCACGCGGTCCTGCACCACATCCCGGACCTGCCCACCGCGTTCCGCGAGGTCAACCGGGTCCTCAAACCGGGCGGCCGGTTCGTCTTCGCGGGCGAACCCACCAAGATCGGCGACCGCTACGCCCGCAAACTAGGCCAGGCGACGTGGTGGCTGACCACCAACCTGACCAAACTGGGCCCACTGCGCACCTGGCGCCGACCGCAGGAGGAACTGGACGAGTCCTCCCGCGCCGCCGCCCTGGAGGCCGTGGTCGACCTGCACACCTTCGACCCCGCGGAGTTGGAGACCACCGCCAGGTCGGCGGGCCTGACCGAGGTCCGCGCGGCCACCGAGGAGCTGACGGCAGCCCTGTTCGGCTGGCCCGTCCGCACCTTCGAAGCAGCCGTCCCCCGGGAGAAACTCGGCTTCGGCTGGGCCATGTTCGCCTTCCGAACCTGGCAACGCCTCTCCTGGCTCGACGACAAGGTCCTGCGCCCCCTGCTCCCCCGCTCCCTCTTCTACAACGTCATGATCACCGGCCGAAAGCACCCCTGACCGCTCCGGCGGTCCTGGTTGTCCACAACGCCCGTGCTCATCCCCAGCCCGACGATCACCGCTCCCACGCTGCTCGCCCCCGAACTAGGCTGGATTCGGGGGCTGCTCATTTCGCCTCGCCCCCAACCGCCGCGATGACCGCCCCGCGCCCCGGTGCCCGGGACAGCCCTCGCCGCCTCCAGGTTGTCCACAACCCCTCCGGCTATCCCCAGCTCGCCTTCACCGTCCCGCGCATCCCGCCTGCCCAACTAGGCTGGATTCGGGGGCTGCCTACTCCACCTCGCCCACTCCACCCACTCCGTGGCAGCTCTCGCCGCCTCAAGGTTGTCCACAACGCCTCCGGCGACCCCCAGCCCGCTGTTCACCCTGCCGCCCAACCTGTTCCCCGAACTACCCTCGATTCGGGGGCTGCCTACTGCGCCGTGCCCATTCCAACCGCCGAGATGCCGCGCGCCCCGGCCCCCGGAGCAGTTCTCGCCGCCCTCAGGTTGTCCACAACGCCTCCGCCGATCCCAGCCCGTCTTTCACCTTGCCGCCCAACTCGCCCCTCGAACTACCCTGGATTCGGGGGCTGCCTACTGCGCCGTGCCCATTCCAACCGCCGAGATGCCGCGCGCCCCGGCCCCCGGGACAGTTCTCGCCGCCTCGAGGTTGTCCACAACGCCGCTGGCGATCCCCAGCCCGCTGTTCACCCTGCCGCCCAACCCGCCCCCCGAACTACCCTCGATTCGGGGGCTGCTCAGCACGGCCCCGCCACCCGCGGCCCCGCACCACCGCATCGATTAGCGTTGCCCGCCATGACGTCCATGTGGGGTTCGCCGGTGGTGAGCCGCTTGCGGTTCTGGGGGCGGCGGGATCCGGAGCAGGCCCGGTTCCTCACCGTGGACTCCCTCCGCTGGGTGCTGCGCAACCGCGCCTACACGCCCTGGTACCTCGTGCGGTACTGGCGCCTGCTCAAGTTCCGGCTCGCCAACCCGCACGTCGTCCTGCGCGGGATGGTGTTCCTCGGCAAGGACGTGGAGATCCACGCGCGCCCGGGGTACGGCCGCCTGGAGATCGGGCGGTGGGTGCACATCGGCGACGGGAACGCGATCCGGTGCCACGAGGGGTCGTTGCGGATCGGGGACAAGGCGGTGTTCGGGCGGCAGAACGTCGTCAACTGCTACCTCGACATCGAGATCGGGTCGGCGGCGCTGGTCGCGGACTGGGTGTACGTGTGCGACTTCGACCACGTCACCGCCGACATCAACCAGCCGATCAAGGACCAGGGCATCGTGAAGTCGCCGGTGCGCATCGGGCCGGACACCTGGTTGTGCACCAAGGTCACCGTGACCAAGGGGACCCGGATCGGTCGCGGCAGCGTCATCGGCGCGCACGCGGTCGTGCGCGGTGACATCCCCGACTACGCCGTCGCGGCGGGTATTCCCGCGAAGGTCGTGCGTGATCGGCGGGCCGCCTATGACGCGGATGCCGAGCGGCGGGCGGCGGTCGAGGACATGGCGCGTAAGGCGGCCAAGGCGTTGCGTAAGACGTTGGAGTCGTAGACCCCGGGCGGGTACCCGTCAGTAGCCTCGGTTACCGTGCCACAGTGCCTATAGGTCCCACGCTCCCGCTGACCGGTGAACGCACCGTCCCCGGCATAGCGGAGGAAAATTACTGGTTCCGTAGGCACGAGATCGCCTATCTATACCTGGCCCCCCTCTGCGCGGGTAAGACAGTCCTCGAAGCTGGGTGCGGCGAGGGCTATGGCGCCGCCCTCTTGGCCGAAGAGGCGACCGTGGTCGGGCTTGACTACGACGAGCTCTCCATCTCCCACGTGGCTAAGAAGTACCCGGCGGTGCATGCCGTAAGAGGGAATCTCGCAGGCCTACCGCTGCGTGACGGCAGCCTTGACGTCGTCGCGAACCTCCAGGTGATCGAGCACCTCTGGGACCAAGAGGGCTTCTTGCGCGAATGTCGCCGCGTCCTGCGCCCGGGCGGGCACCTGCTGATCACCACCCCCAACCGGATCACCTTCTCGCCCGGCCGCGACACCCCGCTCAACCCGTTCCACACCCGCGAG
It includes:
- a CDS encoding class I SAM-dependent methyltransferase, giving the protein MPIGPTLPLTGERTVPGIAEENYWFRRHEIAYLYLAPLCAGKTVLEAGCGEGYGAALLAEEATVVGLDYDELSISHVAKKYPAVHAVRGNLAGLPLRDGSLDVVANLQVIEHLWDQEGFLRECRRVLRPGGHLLITTPNRITFSPGRDTPLNPFHTRELAPSELDEMVRAAGFTTDYLGGVHHGPRLRELDSRFGGSIIDAQVEVVVAGAEWPEELLTAVAGVEAGDFEVTDRDLDGSLDIVLVARA